A genomic region of uncultured Roseibium sp. contains the following coding sequences:
- a CDS encoding substrate-binding domain-containing protein has protein sequence MSKGVNLKELSNRLQLSQTTVSRALNGYPEVSAETRRRVAEMAEKLGYAPNSQARRLATGRSMAIGHVIPRSIHEMMNPIFLEFIAGAGETYSKHGYDMIISVVEDDHEEDAYRQIASRKKADGVIIHGPAADESRHRLLREINLPFVVHGRIPGAERETSWVDMNNRRAFERATNLLLDLGHKRIALLNGLEHMDFARRRRAGFEDALAARGLIPDTQIMRTSDMTEPYGCDNAMEMLRSGNPPTAFLVSSMISAIGVARAIGQCGLETGKDVSIITHDDALSFLPNSGEVPIFTCTRSSVRYAGQRAAELLLDHIADPDREPSSLHLDAELIIGQSTGPAPDR, from the coding sequence ATGAGCAAGGGTGTGAATCTGAAGGAACTGTCGAATCGGCTGCAACTTTCGCAGACGACCGTCAGCCGTGCCTTGAACGGATATCCGGAGGTCAGTGCCGAAACGCGGCGCAGGGTTGCCGAAATGGCGGAGAAGCTCGGATATGCGCCCAACAGCCAGGCCAGGCGCCTTGCAACGGGACGGTCGATGGCAATCGGCCATGTCATCCCGCGATCGATCCACGAGATGATGAACCCGATTTTTCTGGAATTCATCGCCGGTGCGGGGGAAACCTATTCCAAGCACGGCTACGACATGATCATTTCGGTGGTCGAGGACGATCACGAGGAAGACGCTTACCGGCAGATCGCCTCCCGCAAGAAAGCCGACGGTGTGATCATTCATGGCCCGGCAGCTGACGAAAGCCGGCACAGGCTGCTGCGCGAAATCAACCTTCCCTTCGTCGTTCATGGCCGCATCCCCGGGGCCGAACGGGAAACGTCCTGGGTCGACATGAACAACCGCCGCGCCTTCGAGCGGGCAACGAACCTGCTTCTCGACCTCGGTCACAAGCGGATCGCCCTGTTGAACGGCCTCGAGCACATGGACTTTGCCCGACGGCGCCGCGCGGGCTTTGAAGACGCCCTCGCGGCAAGAGGCCTGATACCGGACACTCAGATCATGCGCACCTCCGACATGACGGAGCCCTACGGCTGTGACAATGCAATGGAGATGCTCAGGTCCGGCAACCCGCCGACCGCCTTCCTTGTGTCCTCGATGATTTCGGCCATCGGCGTCGCGCGCGCCATCGGCCAGTGCGGGCTGGAAACCGGGAAAGATGTCTCCATCATCACCCATGACGACGCTCTCTCGTTCCTGCCGAACAGCGGTGAAGTACCGATCTTCACATGCACACGTTCGTCTGTGCGCTATGCCGGCCAGCGCGCCGCCGAACTGCTCCTCGACCACATCGCCGACCCGGACCGCGAACCCTCGTCCTTGCATCTCGACGCGGAGTTGATCATCGGCCAGTCGACCGGGCCTGCGCCCGATCGCTGA
- a CDS encoding GntR family transcriptional regulator: protein MLAKVKSTRVDSAYDRLKDEILHGILPPGYQAPEPDIANRLGMSRTPVREALIRLEAEGLIDLIPRRGARVVAISQKDFREIFEILAVLEGLAAHAAARLDIANGPLSGLRQVLEEGETALQARDILAWAQLDDTFHRLVAGLSGNDRLHSEICGLLDQVFRANSVLLRLNNAPAARDATHRKIVDAIAAGEAEQAAELASAHRLSGLKTMDDLLRNSGLSYV, encoded by the coding sequence ATGTTAGCGAAAGTCAAATCAACGCGGGTCGATAGTGCCTATGACCGTCTGAAAGACGAGATCCTGCATGGTATCTTGCCGCCCGGATATCAAGCGCCGGAACCCGACATTGCAAATCGTCTCGGCATGAGCCGTACACCCGTCAGGGAAGCTCTGATCCGGCTTGAGGCGGAAGGGCTGATCGACCTGATCCCGCGTCGCGGCGCACGCGTCGTCGCGATCTCGCAAAAGGACTTTCGCGAAATATTCGAGATACTTGCCGTGCTTGAGGGCCTTGCGGCACATGCCGCCGCCCGTCTTGATATCGCAAACGGTCCGCTCTCAGGTCTTCGCCAGGTTCTGGAAGAAGGTGAAACCGCGCTTCAGGCGAGAGACATTTTGGCGTGGGCGCAACTTGACGACACATTTCACCGCCTTGTTGCGGGGCTGTCGGGCAACGACAGACTGCACTCGGAAATCTGCGGTCTCCTGGACCAGGTTTTCCGAGCGAATTCCGTGTTGCTCCGGCTGAACAATGCGCCTGCTGCGCGTGACGCAACGCATCGCAAGATTGTCGACGCGATTGCCGCCGGCGAAGCGGAGCAGGCTGCCGAGCTTGCCAGTGCGCACCGCCTCAGCGGTCTGAAAACAATGGACGATCTATTGCGAAACAGCGGCCTGTCCTATGTGTGA
- a CDS encoding glyoxylate/hydroxypyruvate reductase A, whose translation MKPVVPFIPEAHSHEREVWQRELSRSLSDLAELKPFDALSEEERLAARVAIVANPDPAHVAALPNLVWVQSLWAGVERLMSELPEEGPLIVRLADPQMAETMSEAVLAWTLYLHRDMPRYMAQQRRGVWQEHFLKTPAERTVGVLGLGNLGTASAQRLRANGFTVAGWSRSKKTLDGVRCFHGPDGLKQLLGEVDIVVVLVPLTDQTRGLLGKDEFSSCKQGAAIINFARGPVIGTGALVDGLDTGHLSHAVLDVFDEEPLPPESPLWRHEKITVLPHISAPTIISTASRLVARNLGTFLETGAVPDHVDRKRGY comes from the coding sequence ATGAAGCCAGTTGTTCCCTTCATTCCCGAAGCCCATTCGCACGAGCGGGAGGTCTGGCAGCGGGAACTGTCCAGATCGCTCAGCGATCTGGCCGAACTCAAACCGTTCGACGCGCTCAGCGAAGAAGAGCGTCTTGCCGCCAGAGTTGCCATCGTCGCAAATCCGGACCCGGCCCATGTCGCGGCCCTGCCAAACCTTGTCTGGGTGCAGAGCCTGTGGGCCGGCGTCGAGCGCCTGATGTCCGAATTGCCGGAAGAGGGTCCGCTGATTGTCAGGCTTGCCGATCCGCAAATGGCTGAAACCATGTCCGAGGCGGTTCTGGCCTGGACGCTCTACCTGCATCGCGACATGCCCCGCTACATGGCGCAGCAGCGCCGGGGCGTGTGGCAGGAGCATTTTCTGAAAACCCCGGCGGAACGGACGGTCGGTGTTCTCGGACTGGGCAATCTCGGCACGGCTTCGGCGCAGCGCCTGCGGGCCAACGGATTTACGGTTGCCGGTTGGAGCCGGTCGAAGAAAACCCTTGACGGGGTCCGCTGTTTTCACGGGCCGGACGGTCTGAAACAGCTTCTTGGCGAGGTCGACATTGTCGTCGTGCTGGTCCCCCTGACAGATCAGACCCGGGGCCTGCTCGGCAAGGACGAATTCAGTTCCTGCAAGCAAGGCGCCGCGATCATCAATTTCGCGCGCGGGCCGGTGATCGGGACCGGTGCGCTGGTCGACGGGCTCGACACAGGGCACCTGTCTCATGCGGTTCTCGATGTTTTCGATGAAGAGCCGCTGCCACCCGAAAGCCCGCTCTGGCGGCATGAAAAAATCACCGTGCTTCCACATATCTCCGCGCCGACGATCATCAGCACGGCCTCAAGGCTTGTTGCCCGCAATCTCGGGACGTTCCTGGAAACGGGCGCGGTTCCCGATCACGTCGACCGAAAACGTGGATACTGA
- a CDS encoding sugar phosphate isomerase/epimerase — protein MPTLPILGAALNVNSLETHRKLMLDKPRDLELQDFWPGEVLNGDWMPLVERARTLLDGHEGRLGIHGPFWGFTIDAVDVDVRDVVKKRLLQGLEVCEALGASHMVVHSPYSTWDHNNLDNYENGRERKIELCHLTMKDAVKRAEDIGCELVIENIEDIDPYLRKILADSFGSRMVKVSIDTGHAHYAHGSTGAPPVDYYVKAAGNDLRHVHLQDADGYADRHWALGEGTISWHAVFAALSKLESDPRLIVEVRDHADVPVSIENMAALGLAQ, from the coding sequence ATGCCGACCCTTCCGATCCTGGGCGCAGCGCTCAATGTCAACAGTCTGGAAACCCATCGCAAGCTCATGCTCGACAAGCCCCGGGATCTTGAGCTTCAGGATTTCTGGCCCGGCGAGGTTCTCAACGGAGACTGGATGCCCCTTGTGGAGCGCGCCAGGACATTGCTCGACGGCCACGAAGGCCGCCTCGGCATTCATGGACCCTTCTGGGGCTTCACCATCGATGCCGTCGATGTGGACGTGCGCGATGTGGTCAAGAAGCGCCTCCTGCAGGGTCTTGAAGTCTGCGAAGCGCTCGGCGCATCGCATATGGTCGTGCACAGTCCCTATTCCACGTGGGATCACAACAACCTCGACAACTACGAGAACGGGCGCGAACGCAAGATCGAGCTTTGCCACCTGACCATGAAAGACGCCGTCAAGCGGGCTGAGGACATCGGCTGTGAACTCGTCATCGAAAACATCGAGGACATAGATCCGTATCTCAGGAAAATACTCGCCGACAGTTTCGGGTCCCGGATGGTGAAGGTCTCGATCGACACGGGCCATGCCCACTATGCCCATGGTTCCACCGGCGCACCGCCGGTCGACTACTACGTGAAGGCAGCCGGAAACGATCTGCGCCACGTGCATCTTCAAGATGCCGATGGCTATGCCGACCGCCACTGGGCGCTTGGCGAGGGAACCATCAGCTGGCACGCGGTCTTTGCGGCCCTGTCGAAACTGGAGAGCGACCCGCGCCTCATTGTCGAGGTCCGCGATCACGCCGATGTGCCCGTTTCGATTGAGAACATGGCTGCGCTCGGCCTGGCACAATGA